The DNA sequence AGAGGAAGCCTTTGACATCCGAGGTATATCTGGGAAATATTGGAgatatttttgaaagtttttttttttaaaaatatttatttatttttaattatttatttttaatttattttttattttaaatctatattatcattttatttttgactactttttaatttatctcattaatgctattttaaaaaattactatcacttgattcttttttttttatccgtttaattttatttaattttaaatgtttttattttaaaatattaaaaatataattttactcaaaaattgctacaatgtaaaaaaaaattaatgaagtcctaatattctataaattaaaattaatttgataagataaatgagtaataattttaattatttaagtaaattaatgttaatagaaaaattgtcacttgtaatcaatttttagaaatcaaatttcaaataaaatattttaataaatcaatttaattttttatttaaaatgtaataaaatatgatttaataaaaatattttaattttaaaaataaatgaatataaatatattaaaggaatttattctatttttttttataaaaatttgataaatattatatgtacgattaaagataatatgcatcaaatttttataaaaaattaacattacttattttattattttttttttgaattttctcaagcattcttgtgaattttgaattattatttttatttttaagtactttttagaaaccaaacataacctttttgaaaaaaaaaaactcatcttatacaatgaataataataataaggtaaAAACATATACAActaatagtttattttattttttatttttttattttttttaagtatccAGATCCAATGCttccttttaatatattctcctATTTTATCAGAATTAATTgactataaaataaagaaaattataagttatttcattaaaaatgaaatttcaaaatttatttcccttcaaaattttttgtcACTCCTTAACCTTccctttttacttatttttaattttgagacGATAAAATATGGATGAATAATTGTAACCAAACATCTACATGCATTTATGGGGCCTCCATACAAGTAATGATGCAAAAGCCTTTAATTTGCAGAGTTCTgcatgcagaaaaaaaaaaattgaatttgaggatgAGAGAATGTCAAATCAAACTGTGAACGTATCATTAATGTTTTCTGATAATTTCCCATTTAATTTTGCTGTAAACCCTAATTGAATTCTGACCTGCAAATTCAATTCCAGAAGATGGTGGTAAACCCTAATTCTATGTGTATATATTCCCATACATGCAAAGCTGTGAAGCAGAAAACGCAGAAACAACAACATTAGAAGCTAGCCATGGCCATGGCTTCTTCTAGGGTTTCCTTGGCTTTCTCTCTTCTGTTAGGCACAACTCTCCTTCATCTCAATCCTGCCTTCGCCGATGAGTTCTCTGGCGAGCTCTGCATAGGCCACAAGTGCCAAAGACCTCCACCGCCACCTCCTATCTCCAAACCTCCTGCTCCATCTCCTCCTCCACCAACTACCCCACCATCATCCCCACCAACAACCCCCTCAAAACCACCAACATCCCCGCCGCCAACGGCCCCCTCAAAACCACCAACATCCCCGCCGCCAACGGCCCCCTCAAATCCACCAACATCCCCTCCGCCAACGGCCCCCTCAAAACCACCAACATCCCAGCCGCCAACGGCCCCCTCAAATCCACCAACATCCCCGCCGCCAACAACCCCCTCAAGTCCACCAACATCCCCGCCGCCAACAACCCCCTCAAGTCCTCCAACATCCCCGCCGCCAACAGCCCCCTCAAATCCACCAAGATCCCCGCCGCCAACAGCCCCCTCAAGTCCTCCAACATCCCCGCCGCCAACAACCCCCTCAAGTCCTCCAACATCCCCGCCGCCAACAACTCCCTCAAGTCCTCCAACATCCCCGCCGCCAACAACCCCCTCAAGTCCACCAACATCCCCGCCGCCAACAACCCCCTCAAGCCCTCCAACATCCCCGCCGCCAACAACTCCCTCAAGTCCTCCAACATCCCCGCCGCCAACAACCCCCTCAAGTCCACCAACTTCCCCTCCGCCTGCCTCGCCCCCGATTTCACCAGTCGTGCCACCAGTTTCGCAACCAGTTTCACCTCTACAGCCACCAGTTTTGCCTCCAGGCATTGCGGTTGACCCGGCCTCCAGGCCAGGTCCTCCGCCGCAGCTGCCTCCTAGTCCTCCCTCAGTGGAGGAGGAGCCACCCTGCCCTCCACCACCACCTATCCTTCTGACCCGGAAGCTTAAGCTTTAATAGAGAAGCATATAGCTAGCAATAGTACTACTAGGATCCTATCAATAAAAGTAGTTAGTACGCAGCCGATGTTTAAGAGAAAAAGAAGTCCATGGATGTACTGCTTGTATCATGTTTTTCTATGAGGATATATGCTTCTTTTTCTCTAAGTTATGGAGGTATTCCATTTCAACAAAAGCACTAATGTTTGCATTTGGGAACATGTctttttttaatagtattttttttcgaAATATCAGTTAAtgttttgatataaataaaacaaaatatttttaatcatttgatataaataaaaatgattaatttttggaagaaatatCTATTGACTGTTagtctaaaaatcaatttaagaaGGAAAAGGAATGCTCTTATGATCCTTCCATAATCATTTCTAAATACATTCTTATTCACAACAAATAactaaatacaaattattttgtttggttatGTTGGGAAGTTAACACAAAATAATGAGACGGACCTTGTCAAAGCCgacacccatttttttttttataccataAATTCAATGCGTAATCTCAACATTCAATGTGTGTTCTTGAATAAtctcatttttcaattattaaaccattttattttactaagttcAATGTTAGCCGGATTAGTCAACATTTATATGTTTGGATGCAACAACAAGATGTTATTTGTAACAAGtagttttgttgattggttaattgatcacattttATTCATGAAATGGGTTGGATTGGTATTGGTCTTGATACGACAAAATCCTTCTATTAGATCTATTGTACTTATTGGATTTAATAAGTAATACGTACTTTATGTCAGAATTGAGAAATTTTAAATGAGAAGCATcattaatctaattaaaaaGTATAGGAATGATGAGACATCTTTAGCAAAAAGACAACACTAAACCTCAAACCATAGGTGCTAAAAGCTTTCCAATACAAGAGTAAAATACTCATGGAGGAAATGAATGActacaaaatatatatacttcatGTCAGTCCCAAATTACCCAAAAAACAATCATCAAAATTAAGAgcctatttggtaactatttttgaaaatagttttgaaaaacaatttttaaaaacagtttttgaaagtcatttttttctgatgtttttgagaacaaaaatctatttgaaaacctaaaatatttttaacttatttttagtatttttaaatatgttttaaaaatattttttatgttttgtgttttatttttaatcattctacatgttaatataattattttttagaaaaacccagagaaaataagtcaaaacaacataaaacaatCAAACCCAAGAAATCAAAATGTCTATGCAATAATTATTCAAACAAATCACACTATGATGAGAACTAGGTGAAAGGGTGTTAGGAAACTCATCTCTCAGTTTTTTAGGTCCTCCTATGTaggtaccttttttttttttctatgcattttTGCTTTACTAAAACAAGGATAAATCCATTAATTTCATAGATATGTAGATATGCAGATATGCTTCCAAATACAGAGATGGATGTATGCCATGAAATATTTACGGAGGGataatttcaatgaaaaaaacacttatatcatttaccaaaaaaacccttaaattggagtgcaaaaataaaaatacataagagaCAAACATTACATGAATACTTTGATGATAAGTTTCAAATGCTTCTCTCTGCTTAATTTCAAACATGAGAGGactattttactttgttttttaatCTATAAAATGAAGAGTTTTTTATGCCCTAATCACGGGTTATTcggtaaaatatattttttaggcCAAGGATGGCCTCCATCCATGGTCCTGGAGGGTGTTAACCATATCACTATTTTGCCAGGCTGCAGTGAAAGTTTGGTTTTTGTATACTTTAGACGAAAACCCTTATAATATACTTTCAACGGCGCGTTCATATATGGTTGAAACAAAGTTGGAGTATGAGATTTGCTGAAAAGTTAAAAGCAATTATTCAACTATCCTTATAGCAAGACTTACGAAACCGATTGATTTGTGTATTGGATTACAAATCGAGAGGAATCGCGGATATAGTATAAAAAGGCCAAATAACTTTCAAGACGGAAGTTATCCTATAGATGCTGTATTCATGCCTGTTCGAAATGCGAATCATAGTATTCATTCTTATGGGAATGGGAATGAAAGACAAGAGATACTTTTTCTCGAAATATGGACAAATGGGAGTTTAACTCCTAAAGAAGCACTTCATGAAGCCTCCTGGGATTTGATTGAGTGATTCTTTGTATACTTAAATTACAGTACTAATAAtaagttttgatatatatatatatatatatatatatatattttctattatgataacatgattttaattttaggtttaactagaaaaagaagaagaagaagaaaatcgAAAATTGCCTATGGGAATATTGAGGAGAACCAAACCCACAAGGAGATCCATCTTAAAATAATTGGCTGCCATTGAAAGTAATGATGCAAAAGCTTCTTGCAGCTGTCTTTGCATGCATGCAGAAATTGAATTTGTGTCATTTGCTTTTGGAATTAATGCATACAAAATAAACGGgagtaaaggaaaaaataaatattgctggcaacaaaaaattaaatgtttctgaaaaaatttccatttttttgtataatttctATTGAATTCTCCAGTACAAATTTAACACTATAAGAAGGTGGCAAACCCTCAGGGTAATTTCCATGCACGACGGAAGGAACACCCGAAGCTAAAGAAAGCTAGCCATGGCTTCTTCTAGCATGAACttggctttctttctttttctgtgTGCTTCCCTTCATCTCAACCCTGCATCGGCTGATGGGCTCTCTGCTGAGCTCTGCAAAGGCCACAAATGCCCCCCTAAAcaaacaccaccaccaccaccttccGTTGCCAAACCTCCTGCTCCATCGCCGCCTCCTTCCCCACTGGTGACCCCTCCACCGACCGGCTCGAATCCACCACTTGTCCCTCCAATTGGGGTTCCACCAATTGTTCCTCCCATTGGATCAGTTTTGCCTCCAGTTGGGGTTCCTCCAATAGTCCCTCCAGTTGGGGTTCCACCAATAGTTCCTCCTCTTGGACCAATTGTGCCTCCAGTTGGGGTTCCACCAATTCTTCCTCCCCTTGGACCAGTTGTGCCTCCAGTTGGGGTTCCTCCGGTTGTCGTACCACCTATTGCGGTTCCTCCGGTTGTCGTGCCTCCAGTTGGGGTTCCTCCCATTGTGCCTCCAGTTGGGGTTCCTCCGGTTGTCGTACCACCTGTTGGGGTTCCTCCGGTTGTCGTGCCTCCAGTTGGGGTTCCTCCGGTTGCCGTACCACCTGTTGGGGTTCCTCCGGTTGTCGTGCCTCCAGTTGGGGTTCCTCCCATTGTGCCTCCAGTTGGGTTCCTCCGGTTGTCGTACCACCTGTTGGGGTTCCTCCGGTTGCCGTTCCACCTGTTGGGATTCCTCCCGTTGACCTGCCACCAGTTGGGGTTCCTCCAGTTGTCGT is a window from the Vitis riparia cultivar Riparia Gloire de Montpellier isolate 1030 chromosome 9, EGFV_Vit.rip_1.0, whole genome shotgun sequence genome containing:
- the LOC117922587 gene encoding repetitive proline-rich cell wall protein 1-like isoform X2 — encoded protein: MASSSMNLAFFLFLCASLHLNPASADGLSAELCKGHKCPPKQTPPPPPSVAKPPAPSPPPSPLVTPPPTGSNPPLVPPIGVPPIVPPIGSVLPPVGVPPIVPPVGVPPIVPPLGPIVPPVGVPPVVVPPVGVPPVAVPPVGIPPVNLPPVGVPPIVLTPGLLPPILNTPIVPPVLPSPPGSIVIDPATSPTPPPPSSDDTPCPPPPSTVPRKLKL
- the LOC117922569 gene encoding leucine-rich repeat extensin-like protein 3 isoform X2 is translated as MAMASSRVSLAFSLLLGTTLLHLNPAFADEFSGELCIGHKCQRPPPPPPISKPPAPSPPPPTTPPSSPPTTPSKPPTSPPPTAPSKPPTSPPPTAPSNPPTSPPPTAPSKPPTSQPPTAPSNPPTSPPPTTPSSPPTSPPPTTPSSPPTSPPPTAPSNPPTSPPPTTPSSPPTSPPPASPPISPVVPPVSQPVSPLQPPVLPPGIAVDPASRPGPPPQLPPSPPSVEEEPPCPPPPPILLTRKLKL
- the LOC117922587 gene encoding 36.4 kDa proline-rich protein-like isoform X1, which produces MASSSMNLAFFLFLCASLHLNPASADGLSAELCKGHKCPPKQTPPPPPSVAKPPAPSPPPSPLVTPPPTGSNPPLVPPIGVPPIVPPIGSVLPPVGVPPIVPPVGVPPIVPPLGPIVPPVGVPPVVVPPVGVPPVAVPPVGIPPVDLPPVGVPPVVVPPVGVPPVNLPPVGVPPIVLTPGLLPPILNTPIVPPVLPSPPGSIVIDPATSPTPPPPSSDDTPCPPPPSTVPRKLKL
- the LOC117922569 gene encoding vegetative cell wall protein gp1-like isoform X1, with the protein product MAMASSRVSLAFSLLLGTTLLHLNPAFADEFSGELCIGHKCQRPPPPPPISKPPAPSPPPPTTPPSSPPTTPSKPPTSPPPTAPSKPPTSPPPTAPSNPPTSPPPTAPSKPPTSQPPTAPSNPPTSPPPTTPSSPPTSPPPTTPSSPPTSPPPTAPSNPPRSPPPTAPSSPPTSPPPTTPSSPPTSPPPTTPSSPPTSPPPTTPSSPPTSPPPASPPISPVVPPVSQPVSPLQPPVLPPGIAVDPASRPGPPPQLPPSPPSVEEEPPCPPPPPILLTRKLKL